DNA from Scheffersomyces stipitis CBS 6054 chromosome 1, whole genome shotgun sequence:
ATTGCTGGAGAGTTTTCTGGAGCCTTTACGGAGgaaaatagaaagaaaatgtgTCTGCAAAACTGAAAAGCTGGAGTAATATTCTGCAAAATTTGGTAGATGTTGGATGATTCATCGAGTCAACGACACATGCGCGACATTTACAAGGTGTTCAATTTTCATTATGCGACATTGTACGGGCCGGCGGAGGTTGGAGATGTGGTGAGAGCGCGGTAGCGGAAGGCGATGAGGAGGTTGGGAAGTTGTCGCATCTGGTGTCGCAAAAGGAGAATTTTCGACATAGACCTGAAATGAAAATTCCATTATAAGGTGATTTGATGGAATTGACGAGCAGAGACTAAAGCATACTTGCCATAACACAATAAGTGTACTCCAATCCTATATTCACCTCCCGAGTAACTATTTTTATCCACAATTACAGAAATAGGGACTTAAGCAAAAGTTGGCGAGTTATGAGCCTCCGCTTGTCCCGTGCCCACCTTCTCTTCGTCATTCTTCTATTTCCCTCATTTTCATCCCTAGATGTCTCTAGCGCATCTCTTCATCTCATCTCCTTAATTATTTCATCTCTCTTTGTCCCACCTCCTTAATTCGTATCCGTCTCCTTGCGTTCCAGCCGGCTAAGTCTGTACGCAAGCAGCGAACTTCTCATTGGTGGAGTAGCCACAGGAACTGCAAAAGGTGCGGCACGCGGTTACGGTTGCGATTTCTGAACTACTTTGGGGCATTAGGATAAATTTCAGTAGAGCCCGTGTACCATACATTTGGGATTTAGGAATTGTGACTGAGATGAGATCCACGTTTAGACGAGACGTCCCACATCCGACTCTTATCTCATCTTGTCTGATTATTACCGAATTAACACTGTAGATATAGAACAAAAAATGTATCATTACAATTAAGCATAAGTTAAACTATGTAGCCTGTAGCTTAGAGAAGCAAACCAGCAATCAAGGCCAATGGGGCAGCAACGGAACCAGCAACCTGGGCACCACCGTTAGTCTTGGTGACAGAAGCAGTGTGagacttggacttggtcTTGGTGgcagaagaggaagaacCGGTCTTGGTAGcagaggaggaagaagcGACGGAGGTGGTCCTTTCCTTCTTAACAGTGGTGGAAGGAGCAGCAGAAGCAACAGTAGTCTTCTTAGCGGCCTTGGTGGAAGtgctcttcttcatgatttgttcatcttcttcaatgacAGCAGCCTCTGGGAATTCAAAGTGTTCACCGTCATCCATGAGGAGAACCATGTTGTCGGTGTTGAGCAAAGCTTGCTCAACGTGGATG
Protein-coding regions in this window:
- the CRH2 gene encoding beta-1,6-N-acetylglucosaminyltransferase, contains WSC domain-containing protein; translation: MKFQAAVLSLFAASAMAIHVEQALLNTDNMVLLMDDGEHFEFPEAAVIEEDEQIMKKSTSTKAAKKTTVASAAPSTTVKKERTTSVASSSSATKTGSSSSATKTKSKSHTASVTKTNGGAQVAGSVAAPLALIAGLLL